TTTGGACAATCGGCGTCGGAATCGTCATATTGATCATCACCGAGCAAACGCCGAACCAGGTTCCCGATCAGAGCTTCCAAGCTAGCCGACCTTCGCCCCAGTTTCGAACGGAATCCCTCGAACAGGTGACAACTGCAACGCGAAGGCGCCGCCCCAGTTGATTCAGGCTTTTGTGCATGGCAGTTCGCTTCGCCACATTCACGCCCCTTGCTATACGCCGATCGAGCGCGCAATTCAGCGCGCCCAATACGCGTCACCATTCTGTTTTCATTCTGATTGCGAGGTGAGAATTCTGCGGACGCTAATAAATGTGACTCACCGGTGGCGCAGCCCTGCGGCAATGGTCAGGTACCTGCCAACTTGCTGTTGCGCGTAATTGGCTGCCAGCCGCCCTGAACATCTCTTGGCTGCCGCGAATCTTGAAAATCAGTCTCCAATATGACCGACGTATTGACGCCCGAACAGCGCTCATACTGCATGTCCCAGATCCGGGCAAAAGACATGCAGCCGGAGATGGCGGTGCGGTCCATGATCCATCGACTGGGCTTCAGGTTTCGACTCCACCAGAAAAACCTGCCAGGAAATCCCGACATTGTTCTCGCCAAACACCGCGCAGCCATATTTGTCCATGGATGTTTCTGGCATTGGCATCCAGACCCTAAATGCCCTATTGCCCGATTGCCCGAATCGAACGTTGAGTATTGGGGGCCAAAGCTGGCCCGGACCAGGGAAAGAGATGCAGAACACTTGGCAGAATTGTCACGGCTCGGGTGGCGGGTATTGGTGATTTGGGAGTGCGATTTGCAGTCGCCCGAATCGCTTGTCAATCGGATTTGTAGCCATTTGAAATTGGATCGTGCGGCCCAAGGTACCGATC
The Chloroflexota bacterium genome window above contains:
- the vsr gene encoding DNA mismatch endonuclease Vsr, which produces MTDVLTPEQRSYCMSQIRAKDMQPEMAVRSMIHRLGFRFRLHQKNLPGNPDIVLAKHRAAIFVHGCFWHWHPDPKCPIARLPESNVEYWGPKLARTRERDAEHLAELSRLGWRVLVIWECDLQSPESLVNRICSHLKLDRAAQGTDPGTEAGRQDANQQITDVSRGANS